A genome region from Pan troglodytes isolate AG18354 chromosome 3, NHGRI_mPanTro3-v2.0_pri, whole genome shotgun sequence includes the following:
- the CCDC110 gene encoding coiled-coil domain-containing protein 110 isoform X8, with protein MEQPFTHRLKRRSKISLSKYGCIAESENQIQPQSALKVLQQQLESFQALRMQTLQNVSMVQSEISEILNKSIIEVENPQFSSEKNLVFGTRIEKDLEKWTIRDENKETPVLKTLKDPTENQEENLSMEKSHHFEDSKTLHSVEEKLSGDSVNSLPQSVNVPSQIHSEDTLTLRTSTDNLSSNIIIHPSENSDILKNYNNFYRFLPTAPQNLMSQADTVIQDKSKITVPFLKHGFCENLDDICHSIKQMKEELQKSHDGEVALTNELQTLQTDPNVHRNGKYDMSPIHQDKMNFIKEENMDGNLNEDIKSKRISELEALVKKLLPFRETVSKFHVHFCRKCKKLSKSEMHRGKKNEKNNKEIPITGKNITDLKFHSRVPRYTLSFLDQTKHEMKDKERQQFLVKQGSIIFENEKTSKVNSVTEQCVAKIQYLQNYLKESVQIQKKVTELESENLNLKSKMKPLIFTTQSLIQKVETYEKQLKNLVEEKSTIQSKLSKTEEDSKECLKEFKKIISKYNVLQGQNKTLEEKNIQLSLEKQQMMEALDQLKSKEHKTQSDMAIVNNENNRMSIEMEAMKTNILLIQDEKEMLEKKTHQLLKEKSSLGNELKESQLEIMQLKEKERLAKTEQETLLQIIETVKDEKLNLETTLQESTAARQIMEREIENIQTYQSTAEKNFLQEIKNAKSEASIYKNSLSEIGKECEMLSKMVMETKTDNQILKEELKKHSQENIKFENSISRLTEDKILLENYVRSVENERDTLEFEMRNLQREYLSLSDKICNQHNDPSKTTYISRREKFHFDNYTHEDNSSPRSRPLASDLKGIPSKRYHLLPSKTYK; from the exons ATGGAACAACCCTTTACTCACAGACTGAAGAGACGGAGCAAGATCAGCCTCAGTA AATATGGCTGCATAGCAGAATCAGAAAATCAAATCCAACCACAATCAGCATTGAAA GTCCTTCAGCAGCAGTTGGAATCATTTCAGGCTTTGCGAATGCAGACTTTGCAGAATGTCAGCATG GTACAGTCGGAAATCAGTGAAATATTGAACAAAAGTATTATTGAAGTAGAAAACCCACAATTTAGCTCAGAAAAAAATCTGGTGTTTGGCACGCGCATTGAAAAGGATTTG GAAAAATGGACCATCAGAGATGAAAATAAGGAAACTCCAGTCCTGAAAACCTTAAAAGAT CCTACAGAGAATCAAGAAGAAAACCTTTCTATGGAGAAAAGTCATCATTTTGAGGATTCCAAGACACTTCATTCAGTGGAAGAAAAATTAAGTGGTGATAGTGTGAACAGTCTCCCTCAAAGTGTAAATGTTCCATCCCAGATACATTCCGAGGACACATTAACTCTGAGAACTTCAACAGACAATTTATCTTCAAACATAATTATACACCCTTCAGAAAATTCTGACATCTTGAAGAATTATAATAACTTTTATCGTTTTCTACCTACTGCACCTCAAAATCTGATGTCTCAAGCTGATACAGTAATTCAGGATAAATCCAAAATTACTGTGCCTTTTCTCAAGCATGGATTTTGTGAAAATTTAGATGACATTTGCCATTCtatcaaacaaatgaaagaagagCTTCAAAAGTCACATGATGGGGAAGTGGCACTTACAAATGAacttcagactttacaaactgatcCAAATGTTCACAGGAATGGTAAATATGACATGTCCCCTATTCACCAGGATAAAATGAACTTTATTAAGGAAGAAAACATGGACGGTAACTTAAATGAAGATATAAAATCAAAGAGAATTTCAGAATTAGAGGCATTAGTGAAGAAATTACTCCCCTTCAGGGAAACAGTGTCAAAATTCCATGTGCATTtttgtagaaaatgtaaaaagttatCTAAGAGTGAAATGCACaggggaaagaaaaatgagaaaaacaataaagaaattccCATCACTGGCAAAAATATTACAGATTTAAAATTCCATTCCAGAGTTCCAAGATACACACTGTCCTTCCTCGACCAAACAAAACatgaaatgaaagacaaagaaagacaacAATTTCTAGTAAAACAAGGatcaataatatttgaaaatgagaaaacttcCAAAGTTAATTCCGTTACTGAGCAGTGTGTTGCAAAAATTCAGTACTTACAGAATTACCTAAAAGAATCTGTGCAGATACAAAAAAAGGTAACGGAACTGGAGAGTGAAAATCTAAACCTTAAGTCCAAAATGAAACCTCTTATCTTTACCACACAATCTCTCATACAGAAAGTTGAAACATATGAAAAGCAACTTAAGAATCTGGTTGAAGAAAAGAGTACTATTCAGTCTAAGTTAAGTAAAACAGAAGAAGACAGCAAAGAGTgtcttaaagaatttaaaaaaataattagtaaatatAATGTTCTGCAAGGCCAAAATAAAActctagaggaaaaaaatatacaacTTTCTTTAGAGAAGCAACAAATGATGGAAGCATTAGATCAACTAAAAAGTAAGGAACACAAAACTCAAAGTGATATGGCCATTGTCAATAATGAAAATAATCGAATGAGTATAGAAATGGAAGCAATGAAAACCAATATTCTGTTGAtacaagatgaaaaagaaatgttagagaaaaaaacacaccagcttctaaaagaaaaaagctcaCTTGGAAATGAACTAAAAGAAAGCCAGCTAGAGATAATGCagctaaaagagaaagaaagattggCAAAAACGGAACAAGAGACACTTCTTCAAATAATAGAAACAGTTAAAGATGAAAAACTCAACCTTGAAACAACATTACAAGAATCTACTGCTGCCAGGCAAATTATGGAAAGAGAAATTGAGAATATTCAAACCTACCAATCTACTGCCGAAAAGAATTTtctgcaagaaataaaaaatgcaaaatcagaAGCAAGTATTTATAAGAATAGCTTGTCAGAAATTGGCAAGGAATGTGAAATGTTATCAAAAATGGTAATGGAAACCAAAACAGATAATCAGATTCTAAAAGAAGAACTAAAGAAACATagtcaagaaaatataaaatttgaaaacagcaTCAGTAGACTTACTGAAGACAAAATACTTTTAGAAAATTACGTAAGAAGCGTAGAAAATGAAAGGGATACCTTGGAATTTGAGATGCGGAATCTTCAACGAGAATATTTAAGTTTAAGTGATAAAATTTGTAATCAGCATAATGACCCTTCAAAAACAACTTATAtttcaagaagagagaaattccaTTTTGACAACTATACTCACGAAGATAATTCTAGTCCTCGGAGTAGGCCTTTGGCTTCGGATTTGAAAG gaatTCCAAGTAAACGGTATCATTTGCTTCCATCCAAGACATATAAATAA
- the CCDC110 gene encoding coiled-coil domain-containing protein 110 isoform X13, which produces MEQPFTHRLKRRSKISLSKYGCIAESENQIQPQSALKVLQQQLESFQALRMQTLQNVSMVQSEISEILNKSIIEVENPQFSSEKNLVFGTRIEKDLPTENQEENLSMEKSHHFEDSKTLHSVEEKLSGDSVNSLPQSVNVPSQIHSEDTLTLRTSTDNLSSNIIIHPSENSDILKNYNNFYRFLPTAPQNLMSQADTVIQDKSKITVPFLKHGFCENLDDICHSIKQMKEELQKSHDGEVALTNELQTLQTDPNVHRNGKYDMSPIHQDKMNFIKEENMDGNLNEDIKSKRISELEALVKKLLPFRETVSKFHVHFCRKCKKLSKSEMHRGKKNEKNNKEIPITGKNITDLKFHSRVPRYTLSFLDQTKHEMKDKERQQFLVKQGSIIFENEKTSKVNSVTEQCVAKIQYLQNYLKESVQIQKKVTELESENLNLKSKMKPLIFTTQSLIQKVETYEKQLKNLVEEKSTIQSKLSKTEEDSKECLKEFKKIISKYNVLQGQNKTLEEKNIQLSLEKQQMMEALDQLKSKEHKTQSDMAIVNNENNRMSIEMEAMKTNILLIQDEKEMLEKKTHQLLKEKSSLGNELKESQLEIMQLKEKERLAKTEQETLLQIIETVKDEKLNLETTLQESTAARQIMEREIENIQTYQSTAEKNFLQEIKNAKSEASIYKNSLSEIGKECEMLSKMVMETKTDNQILKEELKKHSQENIKFENSISRLTEDKILLENYVRSVENERDTLEFEMRNLQREYLSLSDKICNQHNDPSKTTYISRREKFHFDNYTHEDNSSPRSRPLASDLKGIPSKRYHLLPSKTYK; this is translated from the exons ATGGAACAACCCTTTACTCACAGACTGAAGAGACGGAGCAAGATCAGCCTCAGTA AATATGGCTGCATAGCAGAATCAGAAAATCAAATCCAACCACAATCAGCATTGAAA GTCCTTCAGCAGCAGTTGGAATCATTTCAGGCTTTGCGAATGCAGACTTTGCAGAATGTCAGCATG GTACAGTCGGAAATCAGTGAAATATTGAACAAAAGTATTATTGAAGTAGAAAACCCACAATTTAGCTCAGAAAAAAATCTGGTGTTTGGCACGCGCATTGAAAAGGATTTG CCTACAGAGAATCAAGAAGAAAACCTTTCTATGGAGAAAAGTCATCATTTTGAGGATTCCAAGACACTTCATTCAGTGGAAGAAAAATTAAGTGGTGATAGTGTGAACAGTCTCCCTCAAAGTGTAAATGTTCCATCCCAGATACATTCCGAGGACACATTAACTCTGAGAACTTCAACAGACAATTTATCTTCAAACATAATTATACACCCTTCAGAAAATTCTGACATCTTGAAGAATTATAATAACTTTTATCGTTTTCTACCTACTGCACCTCAAAATCTGATGTCTCAAGCTGATACAGTAATTCAGGATAAATCCAAAATTACTGTGCCTTTTCTCAAGCATGGATTTTGTGAAAATTTAGATGACATTTGCCATTCtatcaaacaaatgaaagaagagCTTCAAAAGTCACATGATGGGGAAGTGGCACTTACAAATGAacttcagactttacaaactgatcCAAATGTTCACAGGAATGGTAAATATGACATGTCCCCTATTCACCAGGATAAAATGAACTTTATTAAGGAAGAAAACATGGACGGTAACTTAAATGAAGATATAAAATCAAAGAGAATTTCAGAATTAGAGGCATTAGTGAAGAAATTACTCCCCTTCAGGGAAACAGTGTCAAAATTCCATGTGCATTtttgtagaaaatgtaaaaagttatCTAAGAGTGAAATGCACaggggaaagaaaaatgagaaaaacaataaagaaattccCATCACTGGCAAAAATATTACAGATTTAAAATTCCATTCCAGAGTTCCAAGATACACACTGTCCTTCCTCGACCAAACAAAACatgaaatgaaagacaaagaaagacaacAATTTCTAGTAAAACAAGGatcaataatatttgaaaatgagaaaacttcCAAAGTTAATTCCGTTACTGAGCAGTGTGTTGCAAAAATTCAGTACTTACAGAATTACCTAAAAGAATCTGTGCAGATACAAAAAAAGGTAACGGAACTGGAGAGTGAAAATCTAAACCTTAAGTCCAAAATGAAACCTCTTATCTTTACCACACAATCTCTCATACAGAAAGTTGAAACATATGAAAAGCAACTTAAGAATCTGGTTGAAGAAAAGAGTACTATTCAGTCTAAGTTAAGTAAAACAGAAGAAGACAGCAAAGAGTgtcttaaagaatttaaaaaaataattagtaaatatAATGTTCTGCAAGGCCAAAATAAAActctagaggaaaaaaatatacaacTTTCTTTAGAGAAGCAACAAATGATGGAAGCATTAGATCAACTAAAAAGTAAGGAACACAAAACTCAAAGTGATATGGCCATTGTCAATAATGAAAATAATCGAATGAGTATAGAAATGGAAGCAATGAAAACCAATATTCTGTTGAtacaagatgaaaaagaaatgttagagaaaaaaacacaccagcttctaaaagaaaaaagctcaCTTGGAAATGAACTAAAAGAAAGCCAGCTAGAGATAATGCagctaaaagagaaagaaagattggCAAAAACGGAACAAGAGACACTTCTTCAAATAATAGAAACAGTTAAAGATGAAAAACTCAACCTTGAAACAACATTACAAGAATCTACTGCTGCCAGGCAAATTATGGAAAGAGAAATTGAGAATATTCAAACCTACCAATCTACTGCCGAAAAGAATTTtctgcaagaaataaaaaatgcaaaatcagaAGCAAGTATTTATAAGAATAGCTTGTCAGAAATTGGCAAGGAATGTGAAATGTTATCAAAAATGGTAATGGAAACCAAAACAGATAATCAGATTCTAAAAGAAGAACTAAAGAAACATagtcaagaaaatataaaatttgaaaacagcaTCAGTAGACTTACTGAAGACAAAATACTTTTAGAAAATTACGTAAGAAGCGTAGAAAATGAAAGGGATACCTTGGAATTTGAGATGCGGAATCTTCAACGAGAATATTTAAGTTTAAGTGATAAAATTTGTAATCAGCATAATGACCCTTCAAAAACAACTTATAtttcaagaagagagaaattccaTTTTGACAACTATACTCACGAAGATAATTCTAGTCCTCGGAGTAGGCCTTTGGCTTCGGATTTGAAAG gaatTCCAAGTAAACGGTATCATTTGCTTCCATCCAAGACATATAAATAA
- the CCDC110 gene encoding coiled-coil domain-containing protein 110 isoform X16: protein MSPEKQHQEEDEVDSVLLSASKILNSSEGVKESGCSDTEYGCIAESENQIQPQSALKVLQQQLESFQALRMQTLQNVSMPTENQEENLSMEKSHHFEDSKTLHSVEEKLSGDSVNSLPQSVNVPSQIHSEDTLTLRTSTDNLSSNIIIHPSENSDILKNYNNFYRFLPTAPQNLMSQADTVIQDKSKITVPFLKHGFCENLDDICHSIKQMKEELQKSHDGEVALTNELQTLQTDPNVHRNGKYDMSPIHQDKMNFIKEENMDGNLNEDIKSKRISELEALVKKLLPFRETVSKFHVHFCRKCKKLSKSEMHRGKKNEKNNKEIPITGKNITDLKFHSRVPRYTLSFLDQTKHEMKDKERQQFLVKQGSIIFENEKTSKVNSVTEQCVAKIQYLQNYLKESVQIQKKVTELESENLNLKSKMKPLIFTTQSLIQKVETYEKQLKNLVEEKSTIQSKLSKTEEDSKECLKEFKKIISKYNVLQGQNKTLEEKNIQLSLEKQQMMEALDQLKSKEHKTQSDMAIVNNENNRMSIEMEAMKTNILLIQDEKEMLEKKTHQLLKEKSSLGNELKESQLEIMQLKEKERLAKTEQETLLQIIETVKDEKLNLETTLQESTAARQIMEREIENIQTYQSTAEKNFLQEIKNAKSEASIYKNSLSEIGKECEMLSKMVMETKTDNQILKEELKKHSQENIKFENSISRLTEDKILLENYVRSVENERDTLEFEMRNLQREYLSLSDKICNQHNDPSKTTYISRREKFHFDNYTHEDNSSPRSRPLASDLKGIPSKRYHLLPSKTYK from the exons ATGAGCCCGG AAAAGCAGCACCAGGAAGAGGATGAAGTTGACTCCGTTCTCCTTTCAGCGTCCAAGATCCTAAATTCTTCGGAGGGGGTGAAGGAAAGTGGCTGCAGCGACACAG AATATGGCTGCATAGCAGAATCAGAAAATCAAATCCAACCACAATCAGCATTGAAA GTCCTTCAGCAGCAGTTGGAATCATTTCAGGCTTTGCGAATGCAGACTTTGCAGAATGTCAGCATG CCTACAGAGAATCAAGAAGAAAACCTTTCTATGGAGAAAAGTCATCATTTTGAGGATTCCAAGACACTTCATTCAGTGGAAGAAAAATTAAGTGGTGATAGTGTGAACAGTCTCCCTCAAAGTGTAAATGTTCCATCCCAGATACATTCCGAGGACACATTAACTCTGAGAACTTCAACAGACAATTTATCTTCAAACATAATTATACACCCTTCAGAAAATTCTGACATCTTGAAGAATTATAATAACTTTTATCGTTTTCTACCTACTGCACCTCAAAATCTGATGTCTCAAGCTGATACAGTAATTCAGGATAAATCCAAAATTACTGTGCCTTTTCTCAAGCATGGATTTTGTGAAAATTTAGATGACATTTGCCATTCtatcaaacaaatgaaagaagagCTTCAAAAGTCACATGATGGGGAAGTGGCACTTACAAATGAacttcagactttacaaactgatcCAAATGTTCACAGGAATGGTAAATATGACATGTCCCCTATTCACCAGGATAAAATGAACTTTATTAAGGAAGAAAACATGGACGGTAACTTAAATGAAGATATAAAATCAAAGAGAATTTCAGAATTAGAGGCATTAGTGAAGAAATTACTCCCCTTCAGGGAAACAGTGTCAAAATTCCATGTGCATTtttgtagaaaatgtaaaaagttatCTAAGAGTGAAATGCACaggggaaagaaaaatgagaaaaacaataaagaaattccCATCACTGGCAAAAATATTACAGATTTAAAATTCCATTCCAGAGTTCCAAGATACACACTGTCCTTCCTCGACCAAACAAAACatgaaatgaaagacaaagaaagacaacAATTTCTAGTAAAACAAGGatcaataatatttgaaaatgagaaaacttcCAAAGTTAATTCCGTTACTGAGCAGTGTGTTGCAAAAATTCAGTACTTACAGAATTACCTAAAAGAATCTGTGCAGATACAAAAAAAGGTAACGGAACTGGAGAGTGAAAATCTAAACCTTAAGTCCAAAATGAAACCTCTTATCTTTACCACACAATCTCTCATACAGAAAGTTGAAACATATGAAAAGCAACTTAAGAATCTGGTTGAAGAAAAGAGTACTATTCAGTCTAAGTTAAGTAAAACAGAAGAAGACAGCAAAGAGTgtcttaaagaatttaaaaaaataattagtaaatatAATGTTCTGCAAGGCCAAAATAAAActctagaggaaaaaaatatacaacTTTCTTTAGAGAAGCAACAAATGATGGAAGCATTAGATCAACTAAAAAGTAAGGAACACAAAACTCAAAGTGATATGGCCATTGTCAATAATGAAAATAATCGAATGAGTATAGAAATGGAAGCAATGAAAACCAATATTCTGTTGAtacaagatgaaaaagaaatgttagagaaaaaaacacaccagcttctaaaagaaaaaagctcaCTTGGAAATGAACTAAAAGAAAGCCAGCTAGAGATAATGCagctaaaagagaaagaaagattggCAAAAACGGAACAAGAGACACTTCTTCAAATAATAGAAACAGTTAAAGATGAAAAACTCAACCTTGAAACAACATTACAAGAATCTACTGCTGCCAGGCAAATTATGGAAAGAGAAATTGAGAATATTCAAACCTACCAATCTACTGCCGAAAAGAATTTtctgcaagaaataaaaaatgcaaaatcagaAGCAAGTATTTATAAGAATAGCTTGTCAGAAATTGGCAAGGAATGTGAAATGTTATCAAAAATGGTAATGGAAACCAAAACAGATAATCAGATTCTAAAAGAAGAACTAAAGAAACATagtcaagaaaatataaaatttgaaaacagcaTCAGTAGACTTACTGAAGACAAAATACTTTTAGAAAATTACGTAAGAAGCGTAGAAAATGAAAGGGATACCTTGGAATTTGAGATGCGGAATCTTCAACGAGAATATTTAAGTTTAAGTGATAAAATTTGTAATCAGCATAATGACCCTTCAAAAACAACTTATAtttcaagaagagagaaattccaTTTTGACAACTATACTCACGAAGATAATTCTAGTCCTCGGAGTAGGCCTTTGGCTTCGGATTTGAAAG gaatTCCAAGTAAACGGTATCATTTGCTTCCATCCAAGACATATAAATAA
- the CCDC110 gene encoding coiled-coil domain-containing protein 110 isoform X19, translated as MQTLQNVSMVQSEISEILNKSIIEVENPQFSSEKNLVFGTRIEKDLEKWTIRDENKETPVLKTLKDPTENQEENLSMEKSHHFEDSKTLHSVEEKLSGDSVNSLPQSVNVPSQIHSEDTLTLRTSTDNLSSNIIIHPSENSDILKNYNNFYRFLPTAPQNLMSQADTVIQDKSKITVPFLKHGFCENLDDICHSIKQMKEELQKSHDGEVALTNELQTLQTDPNVHRNGKYDMSPIHQDKMNFIKEENMDGNLNEDIKSKRISELEALVKKLLPFRETVSKFHVHFCRKCKKLSKSEMHRGKKNEKNNKEIPITGKNITDLKFHSRVPRYTLSFLDQTKHEMKDKERQQFLVKQGSIIFENEKTSKVNSVTEQCVAKIQYLQNYLKESVQIQKKVTELESENLNLKSKMKPLIFTTQSLIQKVETYEKQLKNLVEEKSTIQSKLSKTEEDSKECLKEFKKIISKYNVLQGQNKTLEEKNIQLSLEKQQMMEALDQLKSKEHKTQSDMAIVNNENNRMSIEMEAMKTNILLIQDEKEMLEKKTHQLLKEKSSLGNELKESQLEIMQLKEKERLAKTEQETLLQIIETVKDEKLNLETTLQESTAARQIMEREIENIQTYQSTAEKNFLQEIKNAKSEASIYKNSLSEIGKECEMLSKMVMETKTDNQILKEELKKHSQENIKFENSISRLTEDKILLENYVRSVENERDTLEFEMRNLQREYLSLSDKICNQHNDPSKTTYISRREKFHFDNYTHEDNSSPRSRPLASDLKGIPSKRYHLLPSKTYK; from the exons ATGCAGACTTTGCAGAATGTCAGCATG GTACAGTCGGAAATCAGTGAAATATTGAACAAAAGTATTATTGAAGTAGAAAACCCACAATTTAGCTCAGAAAAAAATCTGGTGTTTGGCACGCGCATTGAAAAGGATTTG GAAAAATGGACCATCAGAGATGAAAATAAGGAAACTCCAGTCCTGAAAACCTTAAAAGAT CCTACAGAGAATCAAGAAGAAAACCTTTCTATGGAGAAAAGTCATCATTTTGAGGATTCCAAGACACTTCATTCAGTGGAAGAAAAATTAAGTGGTGATAGTGTGAACAGTCTCCCTCAAAGTGTAAATGTTCCATCCCAGATACATTCCGAGGACACATTAACTCTGAGAACTTCAACAGACAATTTATCTTCAAACATAATTATACACCCTTCAGAAAATTCTGACATCTTGAAGAATTATAATAACTTTTATCGTTTTCTACCTACTGCACCTCAAAATCTGATGTCTCAAGCTGATACAGTAATTCAGGATAAATCCAAAATTACTGTGCCTTTTCTCAAGCATGGATTTTGTGAAAATTTAGATGACATTTGCCATTCtatcaaacaaatgaaagaagagCTTCAAAAGTCACATGATGGGGAAGTGGCACTTACAAATGAacttcagactttacaaactgatcCAAATGTTCACAGGAATGGTAAATATGACATGTCCCCTATTCACCAGGATAAAATGAACTTTATTAAGGAAGAAAACATGGACGGTAACTTAAATGAAGATATAAAATCAAAGAGAATTTCAGAATTAGAGGCATTAGTGAAGAAATTACTCCCCTTCAGGGAAACAGTGTCAAAATTCCATGTGCATTtttgtagaaaatgtaaaaagttatCTAAGAGTGAAATGCACaggggaaagaaaaatgagaaaaacaataaagaaattccCATCACTGGCAAAAATATTACAGATTTAAAATTCCATTCCAGAGTTCCAAGATACACACTGTCCTTCCTCGACCAAACAAAACatgaaatgaaagacaaagaaagacaacAATTTCTAGTAAAACAAGGatcaataatatttgaaaatgagaaaacttcCAAAGTTAATTCCGTTACTGAGCAGTGTGTTGCAAAAATTCAGTACTTACAGAATTACCTAAAAGAATCTGTGCAGATACAAAAAAAGGTAACGGAACTGGAGAGTGAAAATCTAAACCTTAAGTCCAAAATGAAACCTCTTATCTTTACCACACAATCTCTCATACAGAAAGTTGAAACATATGAAAAGCAACTTAAGAATCTGGTTGAAGAAAAGAGTACTATTCAGTCTAAGTTAAGTAAAACAGAAGAAGACAGCAAAGAGTgtcttaaagaatttaaaaaaataattagtaaatatAATGTTCTGCAAGGCCAAAATAAAActctagaggaaaaaaatatacaacTTTCTTTAGAGAAGCAACAAATGATGGAAGCATTAGATCAACTAAAAAGTAAGGAACACAAAACTCAAAGTGATATGGCCATTGTCAATAATGAAAATAATCGAATGAGTATAGAAATGGAAGCAATGAAAACCAATATTCTGTTGAtacaagatgaaaaagaaatgttagagaaaaaaacacaccagcttctaaaagaaaaaagctcaCTTGGAAATGAACTAAAAGAAAGCCAGCTAGAGATAATGCagctaaaagagaaagaaagattggCAAAAACGGAACAAGAGACACTTCTTCAAATAATAGAAACAGTTAAAGATGAAAAACTCAACCTTGAAACAACATTACAAGAATCTACTGCTGCCAGGCAAATTATGGAAAGAGAAATTGAGAATATTCAAACCTACCAATCTACTGCCGAAAAGAATTTtctgcaagaaataaaaaatgcaaaatcagaAGCAAGTATTTATAAGAATAGCTTGTCAGAAATTGGCAAGGAATGTGAAATGTTATCAAAAATGGTAATGGAAACCAAAACAGATAATCAGATTCTAAAAGAAGAACTAAAGAAACATagtcaagaaaatataaaatttgaaaacagcaTCAGTAGACTTACTGAAGACAAAATACTTTTAGAAAATTACGTAAGAAGCGTAGAAAATGAAAGGGATACCTTGGAATTTGAGATGCGGAATCTTCAACGAGAATATTTAAGTTTAAGTGATAAAATTTGTAATCAGCATAATGACCCTTCAAAAACAACTTATAtttcaagaagagagaaattccaTTTTGACAACTATACTCACGAAGATAATTCTAGTCCTCGGAGTAGGCCTTTGGCTTCGGATTTGAAAG gaatTCCAAGTAAACGGTATCATTTGCTTCCATCCAAGACATATAAATAA